A stretch of the Streptomyces sp. NBC_01428 genome encodes the following:
- a CDS encoding zf-HC2 domain-containing protein: MRSLERHGDVGAYALGVLDEAEAFRFEDHLMECPRCTAHVSEFRPATRQLMLYRRSTPRTVHPFAAPGPRLLDRLLGEVAARNRAGRRRLLYVVAASVVLAAGGPAIAVATAHDTPANRVAAADPQEHRVAATDADTGVWAQVTTADRTWGTDVDVRVKDPGGPRSCQLVAVGKDGTEETVTSWMVPPHHGEATRMRGGAALRSADIGRYEVRTADGKHLVTLEAP; this comes from the coding sequence ATGAGGTCCCTGGAACGGCATGGCGACGTCGGCGCCTACGCACTCGGCGTGCTCGACGAGGCGGAAGCCTTCCGCTTCGAGGACCACCTCATGGAGTGCCCTCGGTGTACGGCGCACGTGAGCGAGTTTCGCCCCGCCACACGGCAGTTGATGCTGTACCGCCGCTCGACGCCGCGCACGGTGCACCCGTTCGCCGCCCCCGGGCCGCGGCTGCTCGACCGGCTGCTCGGCGAGGTGGCCGCGCGCAACCGGGCGGGGCGCAGGCGCCTCCTCTACGTCGTGGCGGCCTCCGTGGTCCTCGCGGCCGGCGGCCCCGCGATCGCGGTCGCCACCGCGCACGACACCCCCGCCAACCGGGTCGCGGCGGCGGACCCGCAGGAGCACCGGGTCGCCGCCACCGACGCGGACACCGGGGTCTGGGCCCAGGTGACGACCGCGGACCGGACCTGGGGCACCGACGTCGACGTCCGGGTCAAGGACCCGGGAGGTCCCCGCTCCTGTCAGCTCGTCGCCGTCGGCAAGGACGGCACGGAGGAGACCGTGACCAGCTGGATGGTCCCGCCCCACCACGGCGAGGCCACCCGGATGCGGGGCGGCGCGGCCCTGCGGAGCGCCGACATCGGCCGGTACGAGGTGCGCACGGCGGACGGCAAGCACCTGGTGACCCTCGAAGCTCCCTGA
- a CDS encoding Fpg/Nei family DNA glycosylase, with the protein MPELPEVDALKDFLADRLVGREIVRVLPVAISVLKTYDPPVSALEGREVTAVRRFGKFLDIDADGLHFVTHLARAGWLHWRDTLPDGPPKPGKGPLALRVALETGEGFDLTEAGTQKRLAVYVVADPELIPGVARLGPDPLADDFDEERFAGLLQGERRQLKGALRDQSLIAGVGNAYSDEILHAAKMSPFKLASSLTPEETSRLYEALRVTLAEAVERSHGLAAGRLKAEKKSGLRVHGRAGEACPVCGDTIREVSFSDSALQYCPTCQTGGKPLADRRMSRLLK; encoded by the coding sequence ATGCCGGAACTGCCCGAGGTCGACGCGCTCAAGGACTTCCTGGCCGACCGTCTCGTCGGCCGCGAGATCGTGCGCGTGCTGCCCGTCGCCATCAGCGTCCTGAAGACCTACGACCCTCCCGTCTCGGCCCTGGAAGGGCGCGAGGTCACCGCCGTCCGCCGGTTCGGCAAGTTCCTCGACATCGACGCGGACGGCCTGCACTTCGTCACCCACCTGGCCCGCGCGGGCTGGCTGCACTGGCGCGACACCCTGCCGGACGGCCCGCCCAAGCCCGGCAAGGGCCCGCTCGCGCTGCGGGTCGCGCTGGAGACCGGCGAGGGCTTCGACCTCACCGAGGCCGGCACCCAGAAGCGCCTCGCGGTGTACGTCGTCGCGGACCCGGAGCTGATCCCCGGGGTCGCCCGCCTCGGCCCCGACCCGCTCGCCGACGACTTCGACGAGGAGCGCTTCGCGGGCCTGCTCCAGGGGGAGCGGCGTCAGCTCAAGGGCGCGCTGCGCGACCAGAGCCTGATCGCGGGTGTGGGCAACGCGTACAGCGACGAGATCCTGCACGCCGCGAAGATGTCCCCGTTCAAGCTCGCCTCCTCCCTGACCCCGGAGGAGACCAGCCGGCTGTACGAGGCGCTGCGCGTCACCCTCGCCGAGGCGGTGGAGCGCTCCCACGGGCTGGCCGCCGGCCGGCTCAAGGCCGAGAAGAAGAGCGGGCTGCGGGTGCACGGGAGAGCGGGGGAGGCCTGCCCGGTGTGCGGCGACACCATCCGTGAGGTGTCCTTCAGCGACTCCGCCCTCCAGTACTGCCCGACCTGCCAGACCGGCGGCAAGCCGCTGGCGGACCGCCGCATGTCCCGCCTGCTCAAGTAG
- a CDS encoding SpoIIE family protein phosphatase, translating to MVDRGASALSLPDDWPAHPDPILALNRMGSFDWDLDTGLMHMDARAHEVFDVRPDEYDGLPATLAVRVPPAESARLDAMVSHALKDGSENYGAYFRIRRRDGALRWTHTQGYIRRDENGRPRRIIGIVRDATDELSEAAARREQAAQEEARRHQTNVVQLTTAALAHAVTVQDVIDVLEDTHGLTHLGATSLVMGLVEAGRIRMVATGPVDSYVPGTRVTRLDAQYPMNEVVRNLAPHFIESPEEFAASYPLLWPNITGLNITSAAYLPLIVQARPIGAIGLLYNDRRGFSEDERNVLVALGSSIAQSLQRAMFFEQEKDLAQGLQQAMLPRSIPSVPGADIAVRYRSASLGRDIGGDWYDLIPLPGGRVGAVIGDVQGHDTHAAAVMGQLRIVLRAYAAEGHTPATVMARASVFLDELDTDRFATCLYADIDLSTGVAQLVRAGHIDPLVRHTDGTCRRLPVEGGLPLGLSAEFGRLEYPVATIELDPGQTLLLCTDGLVEVPGADLDDGMHTLREVIRVGPPDVDDLADGLIDMAEDRGGDDDVALLLLRRRGLSDQRSGGRLQQHVAPGDPEALVEARHMIRAAVRAWGAGELADEIELVADELITNALMHTEGSAVVTLRVLTGSDRRLRAEVEDSSSALPRRREAGESGVSGRGLLLVDRLTDVWGVEARGGGKAVWCEFVVRERD from the coding sequence ATGGTTGATCGGGGAGCGAGCGCCCTGTCACTCCCGGACGACTGGCCCGCCCACCCGGATCCGATCCTGGCGCTCAATCGCATGGGCAGCTTCGACTGGGACCTGGACACCGGTCTGATGCACATGGACGCCCGGGCCCACGAGGTCTTCGACGTGCGCCCGGACGAGTACGACGGGCTGCCCGCCACCCTCGCCGTGCGCGTCCCGCCGGCCGAGTCGGCGCGCCTGGACGCGATGGTGTCCCACGCCCTCAAGGACGGCAGCGAGAACTACGGCGCCTACTTCCGCATCCGCCGCCGCGACGGCGCCCTGCGCTGGACCCACACCCAGGGCTACATCCGCCGCGACGAGAACGGCCGGCCGCGCCGGATCATCGGCATCGTCCGCGACGCGACCGACGAGCTCAGCGAGGCCGCGGCGCGCCGTGAGCAGGCCGCCCAGGAGGAGGCCCGGCGCCATCAGACGAACGTCGTCCAGCTCACCACGGCGGCGCTGGCCCACGCCGTCACCGTCCAGGACGTCATCGACGTCCTGGAGGACACCCACGGCCTCACCCACCTGGGCGCGACCAGCCTGGTCATGGGCCTGGTCGAGGCCGGCCGCATCCGCATGGTCGCCACCGGCCCCGTGGACAGCTACGTCCCCGGCACCCGGGTCACCCGCCTGGACGCGCAGTACCCGATGAACGAGGTCGTACGGAACCTCGCGCCGCACTTCATCGAGTCGCCCGAGGAGTTCGCCGCCTCGTACCCGCTGCTGTGGCCCAACATCACCGGCCTGAACATCACCTCGGCCGCCTATCTGCCGCTCATCGTGCAGGCCCGCCCCATCGGCGCGATCGGCCTGCTCTACAACGACCGGCGCGGCTTCTCGGAGGACGAGCGCAACGTCCTCGTCGCCCTCGGCAGCAGCATCGCCCAGAGCCTCCAGCGGGCCATGTTCTTCGAGCAGGAGAAGGACCTCGCCCAGGGCCTCCAGCAGGCCATGCTGCCGCGCTCCATCCCCAGCGTGCCGGGCGCCGACATCGCCGTCCGCTACCGCTCCGCCTCGCTCGGCCGCGACATCGGCGGCGACTGGTACGACCTCATCCCGCTGCCCGGCGGCCGCGTCGGCGCCGTCATCGGCGACGTCCAGGGGCACGACACGCACGCCGCGGCCGTCATGGGCCAGCTGCGCATCGTGCTCCGCGCGTACGCCGCCGAGGGCCACACCCCGGCCACCGTGATGGCCCGGGCCTCGGTCTTCCTCGACGAACTCGACACCGACCGCTTCGCGACCTGCCTGTACGCCGACATCGACCTGTCCACCGGAGTGGCCCAGCTCGTCCGGGCCGGCCACATCGACCCGCTGGTCCGGCACACCGACGGAACGTGCAGGCGGCTGCCGGTGGAGGGCGGCCTGCCGCTCGGCCTGTCCGCCGAGTTCGGGCGCCTCGAATACCCGGTCGCCACCATCGAACTCGACCCCGGCCAGACCCTGCTGCTCTGCACCGACGGACTCGTCGAAGTACCCGGCGCCGACCTCGACGACGGCATGCACACGCTCCGGGAGGTGATCCGTGTCGGCCCGCCGGACGTCGACGATCTCGCCGACGGGCTCATCGACATGGCGGAGGACCGGGGCGGGGACGACGACGTCGCCCTGCTGCTCCTGCGCCGCCGCGGCCTGAGCGACCAGCGCTCCGGCGGGCGCCTCCAGCAGCACGTGGCACCGGGCGACCCCGAGGCGCTCGTCGAGGCCCGGCACATGATCCGGGCCGCGGTCCGCGCCTGGGGGGCCGGCGAGCTGGCCGACGAGATCGAACTGGTCGCCGACGAACTCATCACCAACGCCCTCATGCACACCGAGGGCTCGGCCGTCGTCACCCTGCGGGTGCTGACCGGATCCGACCGCAGACTGCGGGCCGAGGTCGAGGACTCCTCCAGCGCCCTGCCGCGCCGCCGCGAGGCCGGGGAGTCCGGTGTGTCCGGCCGCGGACTGCTCCTCGTCGACCGGCTCACCGACGTCTGGGGCGTGGAGGCCCGGGGCGGCGGCAAGGCCGTCTGGTGCGAGTTCGTCGTCCGGGAACGGGACTGA
- a CDS encoding DUF6777 domain-containing protein has protein sequence MRIPTRPLVTGGALAAVLLFAACGGGHDRDTAASGAADGEVLLQPLSDRGPDPFTESTATTGGTPPPVTRTPQPTATGDQGPRSFSGATPGLYGGTRNTGSCDVERQAGALAADPARTRAFALSSGIAPESVPGYLRGLTSVVLRADTRVTDHGFRDGQATRFPAVLQAGTAVLVDDRGVPRVRCACGNPLGRPVATDAEPATRGRPWSGYRPVRVVVVTPAPVVITGLTITDVTADSWIERPVGQDGHRHDRPVPRPGGTTPPGRPDTSPSPHDSAPGTAPRDEDGVSPSPDGSAEDCVTPDAPRAEPSRTEPPETAETTPEESAGSGTGPSATPTDDSVMGVSRHDRPSAPGEPAGCATTPAPSHSDGGVPRPSGTATPGHPATRTPSAPPTGTATPPEDTVPDLPDAPGDGGLLPDDPDPGESVFDVSTGVFDG, from the coding sequence GTGCGCATACCCACCAGGCCCCTCGTCACCGGCGGCGCCCTCGCGGCGGTTCTCCTCTTCGCCGCGTGCGGTGGCGGCCACGACCGGGACACGGCGGCGAGCGGAGCGGCCGACGGCGAGGTCCTCCTCCAGCCGCTCTCGGACCGAGGTCCGGACCCCTTCACGGAGTCGACCGCCACCACCGGCGGCACCCCGCCGCCCGTCACCCGAACGCCGCAACCGACGGCCACCGGGGACCAGGGCCCGCGCTCCTTCTCGGGCGCCACACCCGGCCTCTACGGAGGGACCCGGAACACCGGCAGCTGTGACGTGGAGCGGCAGGCCGGGGCTCTCGCCGCCGACCCGGCCAGGACCCGCGCCTTCGCCCTGTCGTCCGGCATCGCACCCGAGTCCGTCCCCGGCTACCTGCGCGGACTGACCTCGGTCGTGCTGCGCGCGGACACCCGCGTCACCGACCACGGGTTCCGTGACGGGCAGGCGACCCGGTTCCCGGCCGTGCTCCAGGCCGGTACGGCCGTCCTCGTCGACGACCGGGGCGTGCCCCGGGTGCGCTGCGCCTGCGGCAACCCGCTCGGGCGGCCCGTCGCGACGGACGCCGAGCCGGCCACCCGTGGCCGGCCCTGGAGCGGGTACCGGCCCGTCCGGGTCGTCGTCGTGACCCCGGCGCCCGTCGTGATCACCGGCCTCACGATCACCGACGTCACGGCGGACAGCTGGATCGAGCGGCCCGTCGGACAGGACGGCCACCGTCACGACCGCCCGGTCCCGCGACCCGGCGGTACGACCCCGCCCGGCCGCCCGGACACCTCCCCGAGCCCGCACGACTCCGCCCCCGGGACCGCTCCCCGCGACGAGGACGGCGTGAGCCCGTCGCCGGACGGCTCCGCCGAGGACTGCGTCACGCCGGACGCGCCACGCGCCGAGCCGTCACGCACCGAGCCGCCGGAGACCGCCGAGACCACCCCGGAGGAGTCCGCCGGATCCGGCACCGGGCCCTCCGCCACGCCGACCGACGACAGCGTCATGGGCGTCTCCCGCCACGACCGCCCGTCAGCGCCCGGCGAGCCGGCCGGCTGCGCCACGACCCCGGCCCCCTCCCACTCCGACGGGGGAGTCCCGCGGCCCAGCGGGACGGCCACGCCCGGCCACCCGGCCACCCGGACGCCCTCGGCACCCCCCACCGGGACGGCCACACCGCCCGAGGACACCGTCCCGGACCTCCCCGACGCCCCCGGCGACGGCGGGCTGCTCCCGGACGACCCGGACCCCGGCGAGAGCGTCTTCGACGTCTCCACCGGAGTGTTCGACGGCTGA
- a CDS encoding lipase maturation factor family protein — MEWFAAPDYWLSRLVLQRGLAVLYLVAFLGAALQFRALIGERGMLPVPRFLRRVRFRDAPSVFHLRYSDRFFALWSWTGCAVSVALIAGADAYLPLWGSMLLWLLPWAMYLSIVNVGQTWYAFGWESLLLEVGFLAVFLGNDEVAPPVVVLFLLRWLLFRVEFGAGLIKMRGDPCWRDLTCLDHHHETQPMPGPLSWFFHHLPKPLHRVEVAANHVTQLVVPVLLFTPQPVATAAACLMILTQLWLVLSGNFSWLNWTTIVIAVSAVRIPGDAPHTAAPPLWYEIVVLAVSAGLLALGVRPVRNMLSRRQVMNRSFDPLRLVNTYGAFGSVSRVRHEVVVEGTADEVPHEDTGWREYEFRGKPGDPRYWPRQFAPYHLRLDWLMWFAALSPGYADAWFGGLVERLLVNDRDTLRLLRRSPFPADAPPRFVRARLFRYRYTTWPELRETGACWHRTYVRDFLPPTRLEGGARRRVP, encoded by the coding sequence GTGGAGTGGTTCGCGGCACCCGACTACTGGCTGAGCCGGCTGGTCCTCCAGCGGGGGCTGGCCGTCCTGTATCTCGTCGCGTTCCTCGGCGCGGCCCTGCAGTTCCGCGCGCTGATCGGGGAGCGCGGGATGCTGCCGGTGCCGCGTTTCCTGCGGCGGGTGCGCTTCCGGGACGCCCCGAGCGTGTTCCACCTGCGCTACTCGGACCGCTTCTTCGCCCTCTGGTCCTGGACCGGCTGCGCCGTGTCGGTGGCGCTGATCGCGGGCGCCGACGCGTATCTGCCGCTGTGGGGCTCGATGCTGCTGTGGCTGCTCCCGTGGGCGATGTACCTGTCGATCGTCAACGTGGGACAGACCTGGTACGCGTTCGGCTGGGAGTCCCTGCTCCTGGAGGTGGGGTTCCTCGCGGTGTTCCTGGGCAACGACGAGGTGGCGCCGCCCGTCGTGGTCCTGTTCCTGCTGCGCTGGCTGCTGTTCCGCGTCGAGTTCGGGGCGGGCCTGATCAAGATGCGGGGCGACCCCTGCTGGCGCGACCTGACCTGCCTCGACCACCACCACGAGACCCAGCCGATGCCGGGGCCGCTGAGCTGGTTCTTCCACCACCTCCCGAAACCGCTGCACCGCGTCGAGGTGGCCGCGAACCACGTCACCCAACTCGTCGTGCCCGTCCTGCTGTTCACCCCGCAGCCGGTCGCGACCGCCGCGGCCTGCCTGATGATCCTGACCCAGCTGTGGCTGGTCCTGTCCGGCAACTTCTCCTGGCTGAACTGGACGACGATCGTGATCGCCGTGAGTGCCGTACGGATCCCCGGCGACGCGCCGCACACCGCGGCGCCCCCGCTCTGGTACGAGATCGTCGTCCTCGCCGTGTCCGCCGGGCTGCTGGCGCTCGGCGTCCGCCCGGTGCGCAACATGCTCTCGCGGCGGCAGGTCATGAACCGCTCCTTCGACCCGCTCCGGCTCGTCAACACCTACGGGGCGTTCGGCAGCGTCAGCCGGGTGCGCCACGAGGTGGTGGTCGAGGGCACCGCCGACGAGGTCCCGCACGAGGACACCGGCTGGAGGGAGTACGAGTTCCGGGGCAAGCCCGGTGATCCGCGGTACTGGCCGCGCCAGTTCGCGCCGTACCATCTGCGTCTCGACTGGCTGATGTGGTTCGCCGCGCTCTCCCCCGGCTACGCCGACGCGTGGTTCGGCGGGCTGGTGGAACGGCTGCTGGTGAACGACCGGGACACGCTGCGGCTGCTGCGCCGCTCGCCGTTCCCCGCGGACGCCCCGCCCCGCTTCGTCCGCGCCCGTCTCTTCCGCTACCGCTACACGACGTGGCCCGAACTGCGCGAGACGGGCGCCTGCTGGCACCGGACGTACGTACGCGACTTCCTTCCGCCGACCCGGCTGGAAGGCGGTGCACGGCGGCGGGTGCCCTGA
- a CDS encoding amidohydrolase family protein, whose protein sequence is MTVDAHHHVWDLAVRDQDWITGPELRPLRRNFRMPDLEPEAVAAGVDRTVLVQTVTVAEETPELLALTRENPLVAGVVGWTDLTRPDVADELARLRELPGGHRLKGIRHQVQGERDPGWLLRPDVRRGLEAVAEAGLVYDLVVLPHQLPACVRAAADRPGLTFVLDHLGKPPVASGALEPWASAVRALAALPNTVCKLSGLVTEADPARRTPDALRPYADTVLAAFGPDRIMFGSDWPVCTLAATYGEVLEIAQELTTALSPGEREAVFAGTATRVYGL, encoded by the coding sequence GTGACGGTCGACGCGCACCACCACGTGTGGGACCTCGCCGTCCGGGACCAGGACTGGATCACCGGACCCGAACTCCGGCCCCTGCGCCGGAACTTCAGGATGCCGGACCTCGAACCCGAGGCCGTGGCGGCGGGTGTGGACCGCACCGTCCTCGTGCAGACGGTCACCGTCGCCGAGGAGACGCCGGAGCTGCTCGCCCTCACGCGGGAGAACCCCCTGGTGGCCGGCGTCGTGGGCTGGACCGACCTGACCCGCCCCGACGTCGCCGACGAACTGGCGCGGCTGCGGGAACTGCCCGGCGGCCACCGCCTCAAGGGCATCCGCCACCAGGTCCAGGGCGAGCGCGACCCCGGATGGCTGCTGCGCCCGGACGTGCGGCGCGGACTCGAAGCCGTCGCCGAGGCGGGACTGGTGTACGACCTCGTGGTCCTGCCGCACCAGTTGCCCGCGTGCGTCCGGGCCGCGGCCGACCGTCCCGGGCTCACGTTCGTCCTCGACCACCTGGGCAAGCCCCCGGTCGCCTCCGGTGCGCTCGAACCCTGGGCGAGCGCCGTCCGCGCGCTGGCGGCGCTGCCCAACACCGTCTGCAAGCTCTCCGGGCTGGTCACCGAGGCCGACCCGGCCCGCCGGACCCCGGACGCCCTGCGGCCGTACGCGGACACCGTCCTCGCCGCCTTCGGGCCCGACCGGATCATGTTCGGCTCGGACTGGCCGGTGTGCACGCTCGCCGCGACGTACGGCGAAGTCCTCGAAATCGCCCAGGAGTTGACGACGGCACTGAGCCCGGGAGAGCGGGAGGCGGTGTTCGCCGGGACCGCCACGCGCGTCTACGGGCTCTGA
- a CDS encoding L-rhamnose mutarotase — protein MRVALHTKVRPERVAAYEAAHRQVPAELTAAIRASGATSWTIWRSGTDLFHLLECEDYGRMLAELEKLPVNIAWQARMAELLDVVHDYSGAGAEAGLPVVWELP, from the coding sequence ATGAGAGTCGCCCTGCACACCAAGGTCCGCCCGGAGCGCGTCGCCGCCTACGAGGCGGCACACCGACAGGTGCCGGCCGAACTCACCGCGGCGATCCGGGCCTCCGGAGCCACCTCCTGGACCATCTGGCGCAGCGGCACCGACCTCTTCCACCTCCTGGAGTGCGAGGACTACGGGCGCATGCTCGCCGAACTGGAGAAGCTCCCCGTGAACATCGCCTGGCAGGCCCGCATGGCCGAACTCCTCGACGTCGTGCACGACTACTCCGGGGCGGGCGCCGAGGCGGGACTGCCGGTGGTCTGGGAACTGCCGTGA
- a CDS encoding aldo/keto reductase, which produces MNTLGASGVPVGALSFGAAGIGNLYTEVTDEQARAAVDVAWACGIRTFDTAPHYGIGLSERRLGAALRDRPRAAYTLSTKVGRLLEPADAGGDDLAHGFAVPATHRRVWDFSADGVRRSLDASLERLGLDRVDVVYLHDPDDHAEQAFHEAYPALEKLRAQGVVGAIGAGMNQTAMLTRFVQDTDVDVVLCAGRYTLLDHDALTALLPAARQRGTSVVVGGAFNSGLLADPGPGSTYNYAAAPAGLLDRALRLKEIAERHGTTLRAAALALPAAHPAVASVLVGARSAAEVHDCAAQFATPVPASFWRELRAAGLLPDSAPLPVPEPS; this is translated from the coding sequence GTGAACACCCTCGGCGCGAGCGGCGTCCCCGTCGGCGCCCTCTCCTTCGGCGCCGCCGGCATCGGCAACCTGTACACCGAGGTGACCGACGAGCAGGCCCGCGCGGCCGTCGACGTCGCCTGGGCCTGCGGCATCCGTACCTTCGACACCGCCCCGCACTACGGCATCGGCCTCTCCGAGCGGCGGCTCGGCGCCGCCCTGCGCGACCGGCCCCGCGCCGCGTACACCCTCTCGACCAAGGTCGGCCGCCTGCTGGAACCCGCGGACGCGGGCGGCGACGACCTCGCCCACGGCTTCGCGGTGCCGGCCACCCACCGCCGTGTCTGGGACTTCAGCGCCGACGGGGTACGTCGGAGCCTGGACGCCAGCCTCGAACGGCTCGGCCTCGACCGGGTGGACGTCGTCTACCTGCACGACCCCGACGACCACGCCGAGCAGGCCTTCCACGAGGCCTACCCGGCGCTGGAGAAGCTCCGCGCGCAGGGCGTCGTCGGCGCGATCGGCGCGGGCATGAACCAGACCGCGATGCTCACACGCTTCGTCCAGGACACGGACGTCGACGTGGTCCTGTGCGCCGGCCGCTACACCCTCCTCGACCACGACGCCCTCACCGCCCTGCTGCCCGCCGCCCGGCAGCGCGGCACCTCCGTCGTCGTGGGCGGCGCCTTCAACTCCGGTCTGCTGGCCGACCCGGGACCCGGATCGACCTACAACTACGCAGCCGCACCGGCCGGGTTGCTCGACCGGGCGCTCCGGCTGAAGGAGATCGCCGAGCGGCACGGGACCACGCTGCGGGCCGCGGCCCTCGCCCTGCCCGCGGCACACCCCGCCGTCGCGAGCGTCCTCGTCGGCGCCCGCTCCGCCGCCGAAGTCCACGACTGCGCGGCGCAGTTCGCCACACCCGTACCGGCGTCCTTCTGGCGGGAGCTGCGCGCCGCCGGCCTGCTGCCGGACTCCGCCCCCCTCCCCGTACCGGAGCCGTCATGA
- a CDS encoding SDR family NAD(P)-dependent oxidoreductase, giving the protein MTDPQELRDFDGLTALVTGGASGIGRATADLLAARGARVAVLDLDPSSVDKPLTGHRADVTDDASVRAATAAAVAGLGGLDVLVNNAGIGARGTVEDNDDEEWSRVLDVNVLGIVRTTRAALPHLRASSHAAIVNTCSIAATAGLPQRALYSASKGAVLALTLAMAADHVREGIRVNCVNPGTVDTPWVGRLLDAAPDPAAERAALEARQPTGRLVSAPEVAGAIAYLASPLSGATTGTALAVDGGMQGLRLRPAGR; this is encoded by the coding sequence ATGACGGACCCTCAGGAACTCCGTGACTTCGACGGGCTGACGGCGCTGGTGACGGGCGGGGCCTCCGGCATCGGCCGCGCCACCGCCGACCTCCTCGCCGCCCGCGGTGCCCGCGTCGCCGTCCTCGACCTCGACCCGTCGTCGGTCGACAAGCCGCTCACCGGCCACCGCGCCGACGTCACCGACGACGCCTCGGTGCGCGCGGCGACGGCCGCCGCGGTCGCCGGCCTGGGCGGCCTCGACGTGCTCGTCAACAACGCGGGCATCGGCGCCCGCGGCACCGTCGAGGACAACGACGACGAGGAATGGAGCCGCGTGCTGGACGTCAACGTCCTCGGCATCGTGCGGACCACCCGAGCGGCGCTGCCCCACCTGCGGGCCTCCTCGCACGCGGCGATCGTGAACACCTGCTCCATCGCGGCCACCGCCGGACTGCCCCAGCGCGCCCTGTACTCGGCCTCCAAGGGCGCCGTCCTCGCCCTCACCCTCGCGATGGCCGCCGACCACGTCCGCGAGGGTATCCGCGTCAACTGCGTCAACCCCGGCACGGTCGACACCCCGTGGGTCGGCCGGCTCCTCGACGCCGCCCCCGACCCGGCCGCCGAACGCGCCGCCCTGGAGGCCCGCCAGCCCACCGGCCGGCTGGTGTCCGCGCCCGAGGTCGCCGGGGCCATCGCCTACCTGGCGAGCCCTCTGTCCGGCGCCACCACCGGCACCGCGCTCGCCGTCGACGGCGGCATGCAGGGCCTGCGACTGCGCCCGGCGGGCCGGTGA
- a CDS encoding L-fuconate dehydratase: MSPTPARITAVDTYDVRFPTSRELDGSDAMNPDPDYSAAYVVLRSDAPDGAEGHGFTFTIGRGNDVQVAAIDALRGHVLGRPVDELCADPGSLSRDLVGDSQLRWLGPEKGVMHMAIGAVVNAVWDLAAKRARKPLWQLLAEADPAWLVGQVDFRYITDALTPDEALHLLRRGREGATERTATLRAEGFPAYTTSPGWLGYSDEKLTRLAAEAVAGGFRQIKLKVGADLADDLRRCRVARAVVGPDIRIAIDANQRWNVDEAIDWTRALAEFEPYWIEEPTSPDDILGHAAVRSAVAPVKVATGEHVQNRIVFKQLLQAGSVDVLQIDAARVGGVNENLAILLLAAKFGIPVCPHAGGVGLCELVQHLSMFDFVALAGTTDDRVIEYVDHLHDQFTEPVVIRDGRYTAPTAPGFSATMRPESIAEFTYPDGTFWTADLAQRDADERKGKAA; this comes from the coding sequence GTGTCCCCGACCCCCGCCCGCATCACCGCGGTCGACACCTACGACGTCCGTTTCCCCACCTCGCGCGAGCTCGACGGCTCGGACGCGATGAACCCGGACCCCGACTACTCGGCGGCGTACGTCGTCCTGCGCAGCGACGCGCCGGACGGGGCCGAGGGGCACGGCTTCACCTTCACCATCGGGCGGGGCAATGATGTCCAGGTCGCCGCGATCGACGCGCTGCGAGGTCATGTCCTCGGCCGGCCGGTGGACGAGCTGTGCGCCGACCCGGGCTCCCTCTCCCGGGACCTGGTCGGCGACAGCCAACTGCGCTGGCTCGGACCGGAGAAGGGCGTGATGCACATGGCGATCGGCGCCGTGGTCAACGCCGTGTGGGACCTGGCGGCCAAGCGCGCCCGCAAACCCCTGTGGCAGCTCCTCGCGGAGGCCGACCCCGCCTGGCTCGTCGGCCAGGTCGACTTCCGCTACATCACGGACGCGCTGACCCCGGACGAGGCGCTCCACCTGCTGCGCCGGGGGAGGGAAGGGGCGACGGAGCGCACCGCCACCCTGCGCGCCGAGGGCTTCCCGGCCTACACCACCTCACCGGGCTGGCTCGGCTACAGCGACGAGAAACTCACCCGGCTCGCGGCGGAGGCGGTCGCCGGGGGATTCCGGCAGATCAAACTGAAGGTGGGGGCGGACCTCGCGGACGACCTACGCCGCTGCCGGGTCGCCCGCGCCGTGGTGGGCCCGGACATCCGCATCGCGATCGACGCCAACCAGCGCTGGAACGTCGACGAGGCGATCGACTGGACACGGGCCCTCGCCGAGTTCGAGCCGTACTGGATCGAGGAGCCGACGAGCCCGGACGACATCCTCGGGCACGCCGCCGTCCGCTCGGCCGTCGCCCCCGTCAAGGTCGCCACCGGTGAACACGTCCAGAACCGCATCGTGTTCAAGCAGCTCCTCCAGGCGGGCTCCGTCGACGTCCTGCAGATCGACGCGGCCCGGGTCGGCGGGGTCAACGAGAACCTCGCGATCCTGCTCCTCGCGGCCAAGTTCGGCATCCCCGTCTGCCCGCACGCCGGAGGCGTCGGACTGTGCGAACTCGTCCAGCACCTCTCGATGTTCGACTTCGTCGCGCTGGCCGGCACCACCGACGACCGGGTCATCGAGTACGTCGACCATCTGCACGACCAATTCACCGAACCCGTGGTGATCCGCGACGGCCGCTACACGGCCCCCACCGCTCCGGGCTTCTCCGCCACCATGCGCCCCGAGTCCATCGCGGAGTTCACCTATCCGGACGGCACCTTCTGGACCGCCGACCTCGCCCAGCGGGACGCCGACGAACGCAAAGGGAAGGCAGCATGA